A part of Dreissena polymorpha isolate Duluth1 chromosome 13, UMN_Dpol_1.0, whole genome shotgun sequence genomic DNA contains:
- the LOC127856561 gene encoding uncharacterized protein LOC127856561 isoform X2, with product MFIRKKTWQCYAKTMASCAALIVLSLITELKKLQDNQEASIQSVQISYDEQLQKIQETRQKVLEALDVLEKKTLQEMKDNLTKLQASLKSDVDKCATLRDELKQLGDAIQDINDKSKRELSFIASIKCLDKIQQLEKYRKENFAQLKSSITFQPNSEIVQYLSKLSGLGRIEHYAQTLTVQGFPDQVIRIDGKSEYDVRLRNDSNNEFSCSIRDICVLPSGEVLVLDDENRNVKLLNQHYQLVSHCSVSGEPRFMCQITSSEVGVTISGISCKGVQFIKVNNNQLVKDRMLEFQHCCFGIAFHQEDLFVTSGTELYNYSLSGKLGSKLHEDNSNTLTVWSCAVSPTGDKLYVTNHSQNKLLTLARDGSVLSIFVDDELESPACVHVTSEDKVLVCGRGSHTILQVDSQGSKKLATLATKRDGLNGPRSVCFNSHTDCIIVGMYNTKILVYTIK from the exons ATGTTCATAAGGAAGAAAACTTGGCAATGTTATGCAAAGACCATGGCCAGCTGTGCTGCATTAATTGTGCTTTCCTTAATCACAG AACTGAAGAAGCTTCAAGACAATCAGGAGGCTAGCATTCAGTCTGTGCAAATTTCATATGATGAGCAGTTACAAAAGATACAGGAGACTCGGCAAAAGGTACTTGAAGCCTTGGACGTGCTTGAAAAGAAGACACTGCAAGAAATGAAAGATAATCTTACCAAACTGCAAGCCTCTCTAAAAAGTGATGTCGACAAGTGTGCCACTCTTCGAGATGAATTAAAACAACTTGGAGATGCTATTCAGGACATAAATGATAAAAGCAAACGAGAACTATCTTTCATAGCCAGCATTAAATGTCTGGACAAAATACAGCAGTTAGAAAAATATCGAAAGGAGAACTTTGCTCAACTAAAATCGTCAATAACTTTCCAGCCTAATAGTGAAATTGTTCAGTACCTTTCCAAGTTGTCAGGTCTTGGGAGGATTGAACACTATGCCCAGACATTGACAGTGCAGGGATTTCCGGACCAAGTCATAAGGATTGATGGGAAGTCTGAGTATGATGTACGCCTGCGAAATGATTCAAATAATGAGTTTTCTTGCAGTATCAGAGACATATGTGTTCTCCCTAGTGGAGAGGTCCTGGTTTTAGACGACGAAAATAGAAATGTCAAGCTGTTAAACCAGCATTACCAGCTGGTGAGTCACTGTAGTGTATCTGGTGAGCCACGGTTCATGTGTCAGATCACATCAAGTGAGGTTGGTGTTACTATCAGTGGTATCAGCTGTAAaggggtccagtttatcaaagtGAACAACAACCAGCTGGTGAAAGACAGAATGCTCGAGTTTCAACATTGCTGTTTCGGTATTGCCTTCCACCAGGAAGACCTGTTTGTAACCTCTGGTACTGAACTATACAACTACTCTCTGAGTGGTAAACTAGGCAGCAAACTTCACGAGGATAACTCAAATACATTGACAG tATGGAGTTGTGCAGTCAGCCCGACAGGTGACAAGTTATACGTCACAAACCACTCCCAAAACAAGCTCCTCACTCTGGCCAGGGATGGATCAGTCCTTTCCATCTTCGTGGACGATGAATTGGAAAGTCCAGCTTGTGTACATGTGACATCTGAAGACAAGGTGCTGGTATGTGGAAGGGGTTCCCATACTATCCTCCAGGTGGACAGCCAGGGCAGTAAGAAGCTGGCCACTCTGGCAACAAAGAGGGATGGGCTCAATGGACCACGCTCAGTCTGCTTCAACAGCCACACTGACTGCATTATTGTGGGAATGTATAACACCAAGATCTTGGTGTACACAATAAAATAG
- the LOC127856561 gene encoding uncharacterized protein LOC127856561 isoform X1 → MATFLQSSVEKGSDMVQDFFCSTCEEEKLEESADYYCESCVKFYCGKCIHLHSQLFKKHSPHGRSDMKKWPVAKKVEDFLFKCDVHKEENLAMLCKDHGQLCCINCAFLNHRQCKTVILLSDLVQNTSTDLKQVSVTIQTSLAELKKLQDNQEASIQSVQISYDEQLQKIQETRQKVLEALDVLEKKTLQEMKDNLTKLQASLKSDVDKCATLRDELKQLGDAIQDINDKSKRELSFIASIKCLDKIQQLEKYRKENFAQLKSSITFQPNSEIVQYLSKLSGLGRIEHYAQTLTVQGFPDQVIRIDGKSEYDVRLRNDSNNEFSCSIRDICVLPSGEVLVLDDENRNVKLLNQHYQLVSHCSVSGEPRFMCQITSSEVGVTISGISCKGVQFIKVNNNQLVKDRMLEFQHCCFGIAFHQEDLFVTSGTELYNYSLSGKLGSKLHEDNSNTLTVWSCAVSPTGDKLYVTNHSQNKLLTLARDGSVLSIFVDDELESPACVHVTSEDKVLVCGRGSHTILQVDSQGSKKLATLATKRDGLNGPRSVCFNSHTDCIIVGMYNTKILVYTIK, encoded by the exons ATGGCGACCTTTTTGCAATCCTCCGTTGAAAAAGGATCTGACATGGTCCAAGACTTCTTCTGTTCGACCTGCGAAGAGGAGAAACTGGAAGAATCGGCTGATTATTACTGTGAATCTTGCGTCAAGTTTTACTGCGGAAAATGTATTCACTTGCACAGCCAGTTGTTTAAGAAACATTCCCCTCATGGAAGGAGTGATATGAAGAAATGGCCTGTTGCGAAGAAGGTGGAAGATTTCCTTTTTAAATGTGATGTTCATAAGGAAGAAAACTTGGCAATGTTATGCAAAGACCATGGCCAGCTGTGCTGCATTAATTGTGCTTTCCTTAATCACAG GCAATGCAAAACAGTAATTCTGTTATCGGACTTGGTACAAAATACCTCCACTGACCTCAAACAAGTATCAGTTACTATCCAAACTTCTCTGGCAGAACTGAAGAAGCTTCAAGACAATCAGGAGGCTAGCATTCAGTCTGTGCAAATTTCATATGATGAGCAGTTACAAAAGATACAGGAGACTCGGCAAAAGGTACTTGAAGCCTTGGACGTGCTTGAAAAGAAGACACTGCAAGAAATGAAAGATAATCTTACCAAACTGCAAGCCTCTCTAAAAAGTGATGTCGACAAGTGTGCCACTCTTCGAGATGAATTAAAACAACTTGGAGATGCTATTCAGGACATAAATGATAAAAGCAAACGAGAACTATCTTTCATAGCCAGCATTAAATGTCTGGACAAAATACAGCAGTTAGAAAAATATCGAAAGGAGAACTTTGCTCAACTAAAATCGTCAATAACTTTCCAGCCTAATAGTGAAATTGTTCAGTACCTTTCCAAGTTGTCAGGTCTTGGGAGGATTGAACACTATGCCCAGACATTGACAGTGCAGGGATTTCCGGACCAAGTCATAAGGATTGATGGGAAGTCTGAGTATGATGTACGCCTGCGAAATGATTCAAATAATGAGTTTTCTTGCAGTATCAGAGACATATGTGTTCTCCCTAGTGGAGAGGTCCTGGTTTTAGACGACGAAAATAGAAATGTCAAGCTGTTAAACCAGCATTACCAGCTGGTGAGTCACTGTAGTGTATCTGGTGAGCCACGGTTCATGTGTCAGATCACATCAAGTGAGGTTGGTGTTACTATCAGTGGTATCAGCTGTAAaggggtccagtttatcaaagtGAACAACAACCAGCTGGTGAAAGACAGAATGCTCGAGTTTCAACATTGCTGTTTCGGTATTGCCTTCCACCAGGAAGACCTGTTTGTAACCTCTGGTACTGAACTATACAACTACTCTCTGAGTGGTAAACTAGGCAGCAAACTTCACGAGGATAACTCAAATACATTGACAG tATGGAGTTGTGCAGTCAGCCCGACAGGTGACAAGTTATACGTCACAAACCACTCCCAAAACAAGCTCCTCACTCTGGCCAGGGATGGATCAGTCCTTTCCATCTTCGTGGACGATGAATTGGAAAGTCCAGCTTGTGTACATGTGACATCTGAAGACAAGGTGCTGGTATGTGGAAGGGGTTCCCATACTATCCTCCAGGTGGACAGCCAGGGCAGTAAGAAGCTGGCCACTCTGGCAACAAAGAGGGATGGGCTCAATGGACCACGCTCAGTCTGCTTCAACAGCCACACTGACTGCATTATTGTGGGAATGTATAACACCAAGATCTTGGTGTACACAATAAAATAG